ACAAAACCTCTTATTAATTTTTCTTCATATGTATTATTTGTGCTTTCTTTTAAAAAACTTTTCCAATTATTTTTAGATATTTCCTTTGCAACTTCTCTCATAACAGGAACTTTTAAACCTATGATTTCTTCTCTTGGAACATTTATAATTTTTCTGTGTCTTTCAAAATAAGTTTCATTTTTAAATTTTTCATCTATTAATTTAAAAAGTTTTTCATAAAACTCATTATAATTTCCATTGTATAACATTAATCCTCCTCAATTATTCCAATAGCTCTCACAGGAGCACCATCACTATTTTTAAATTTTAATGGTAAAACTATGAAAGTAAATAATCCGTCCTTTATCTCATGAATAATCTTATCTAGATTTTTTAAATTTTCTATATTAATTATATTATTATTTTTAAATAATCTTTTATGCAAATCTAAATTTTCATTTTCTAACCTATCTAAACCAATAGCATCAAAACCAATTCCTTTTTTATTATGAGAATTTATAAGATCAATTAATTCTTTACTAGGAACAGGATAATCTGTTAAAAATTCTTTTTTCCCAAATTTTTTATCAAGGCCATTATAAAACAATATAAAATCTGCTTGCTTAAACCTTTCCATATTTATATCTTCTATCTTGATATCTTCCTTAGGATCCATACTTCTAGTATCCACAACAAAAGCTTTTCCTACAAAGGAATCTATAGAAAATTCATCTAAAGATTTACCTTGAGAATATATATGTTTTGGAGCATCTGCGTGAGTTCCTATATGGGATAATATAGTTAATAAGCTTTCATTAAATCCATCCCTTTGTACAGTACTTACATTTTCTATTTTAGGTAACATTGATCCTGGAAAAACTGATATATTACCAGATATCACATGGGTCAGATCCATAATCTTCATCTTCATCTTCATTCTCCTTTTTATTAAAATCTTTAAAATATCCATTTAATCCTTTCTCTAAATTTTCAATTTTAAATATAGAATTTATAGAAAGATTTTTTTTAACAAATGTACTTTCACTCATTTTATTTAAAGCCTCTTCTACTTTTCCTTCTCCTAATTTATCACAAGCTTTCATTATAAGATCAAAATTA
This DNA window, taken from Fusobacterium sp. JB019, encodes the following:
- a CDS encoding cyclase family protein → MKMKIMDLTHVISGNISVFPGSMLPKIENVSTVQRDGFNESLLTILSHIGTHADAPKHIYSQGKSLDEFSIDSFVGKAFVVDTRSMDPKEDIKIEDINMERFKQADFILFYNGLDKKFGKKEFLTDYPVPSKELIDLINSHNKKGIGFDAIGLDRLENENLDLHKRLFKNNNIINIENLKNLDKIIHEIKDGLFTFIVLPLKFKNSDGAPVRAIGIIEED